The following nucleotide sequence is from Chitinophagaceae bacterium.
ATGGGAACTGATTGCGGATTAGGAAAAAGAACCACTGCAAAATTTATAGTAGAATCTATCCGACAAGAAGGGATGATTTCTGAAATGATATATACCGGACAAACAGGATGGATGCAAGGATGGAAGTATGGGTTTATATTAGATTCTACCTATAATGATTATGTATCGGGAGAATTAGAAAGGTCCATAGTATCGTGTTATAAAGAAGTAAACCCTTCCCTTATTGTTATAGAAGGTCAAGCAGCCCTCCGAAATATCAGCGGTCCCTGTGGAGCAGAATTTTTAGTATCTGGGGATGTAGATGGGGTTATTTTACAACATGCACCCGCAAGGAAATATTATGATGGATTTGAAGATTTGGGAAAAGAAATACCCAACATTGCCGATGAAATAAAACTCATAGGTATGTACGGAAAAAAAGTATTGGGTATCACGCTCAATACTCATCATCTTTCCCAAGAACAAGCACATTTTTATAAACAAAAATATGCAAAAGAACTAGGAATTCCCGTATGCCTGCCAATAGAAGAAGGAGTTGCAGAACTTATCCCTGTTCTAAAAGAACTTATTATCAAAAAGAAAAAAGAGACCAAAACACAAAACAAATTGTAGGTGGGTTCTAAAAATTCAAATCCTAATTGACCTCCCCTCCTCCAAAGGAGGGGCTGGGGGAGGTCAAAATATACCAATTACTTCTTCAACCTTATTTACCAACAAAATACGGTAATTTTGAATTTTTAGAACCCTTCTTGTAGAAAATTCAAAATAAATGGTTTATATTCATGTTTGATTTATTTTTGTGAAATAATATAATGAAACATGACAATTATAAACTTGA
It contains:
- a CDS encoding DUF1611 domain-containing protein — translated: MKIKSIVLSNGLFDTKSAKTAHGLIRGSERYEIVAVIDEVFFGRDAGIILDGRSRNIPIYKDVITFIQSGGQARNCIVGVAPKGGQLPISMEADVMEAMKNGMDVVSGLHSFLHDNPRLAECSQKYKVIIHDIRQPTPRHKLRFWTGEIYQIPCAKIAVMGTDCGLGKRTTAKFIVESIRQEGMISEMIYTGQTGWMQGWKYGFILDSTYNDYVSGELERSIVSCYKEVNPSLIVIEGQAALRNISGPCGAEFLVSGDVDGVILQHAPARKYYDGFEDLGKEIPNIADEIKLIGMYGKKVLGITLNTHHLSQEQAHFYKQKYAKELGIPVCLPIEEGVAELIPVLKELIIKKKKETKTQNKL